The genome window TGTGGGTGTATGAATCATATGCAGAGGTATAATCAGATAGATATACAAACGGCCAACAAGATGAAAGACAAATGAAGCAGGTTCTTTTCTTATGCACAGGCAATTCAGCTCGGAGTCAGATGGCTGAAGCATTACTCAGGTCCCTTGGTGGGGACGAATATGAAGTCATGAGTGCGGGTACTGACATCCAATCGGAAGTCAATCCCTTTGCCATTAGGGTGCTAGAGGAAAAAGGAATAGAAACTGACGGCCTTCATCCAAAAAGGGTTGAGCAATTCATAGACAAGTCTATTGATCTCGTGATAACAGTCTGCGACCAAGCACGTCAGACCTGCCCATCATTCCCTGGGGCAAAAGCGATGGAACACTGGTCACTTGAGGACCCCGCAACCTTTGAAGGCACCTACGATGAGATACTCGTCAAGTTCAGGGAGACTCGAGATGAAATTGAAAAGCGGATAAAGAGACACCTTCTCAATGGTGACCCTCGGATTTTCAATCAAACGAATTTGAAACTGTGAACTGGGAATGTATCATGGTTCTGAACCGTTTTTCTCCTCAACCCAGTCGAATTTTCGCTGCAGGACCTTGGTGTAAACGTCCCGCCAATCATAATCAACCGATTCACACCAGTCATACACGATTTTGGGATGGATGTATGACTTGATAGAGGTGTTCAGGTTCCATACGCGTGATTCCTTAGCCAACTCATAATCAATCTCAAGCTTCGTCTTTGCTCTCTTGGCCTTACGAAGGCGCTCCTTTGCTCGTTCAAGAATCTCCTTCCTTCGTTCAATACGTTCCTCTGCCTTTTCTTTGGCTTTTTTCCGGGATTCTTTCTTCTTCTCCAAGACAGCCTTGCTTTTTTCATATCGTTCCCTTGCTTTTTTCAAACGCTTCTCGGCCTTCTCAAGCCGATTCTCGGCCTTATCGATTCTTTCCTGCGCCTCAGCCAGTCGTTCTTTCTTTGT of Candidatus Thorarchaeota archaeon contains these proteins:
- a CDS encoding arsenate reductase ArsC, producing MKQVLFLCTGNSARSQMAEALLRSLGGDEYEVMSAGTDIQSEVNPFAIRVLEEKGIETDGLHPKRVEQFIDKSIDLVITVCDQARQTCPSFPGAKAMEHWSLEDPATFEGTYDEILVKFRETRDEIEKRIKRHLLNGDPRIFNQTNLKL